One window of Aerococcus tenax genomic DNA carries:
- the glyQ gene encoding glycine--tRNA ligase subunit alpha, with product MTTTAKTVQEMILALHQFWSNQGCLVLNAYDTEKGAGTMSPYTFLRAIGPEPWNACYVEPSRRPDDGRYGQNPNRLYQHHQYQVVMKPNPDNIQELYIESLKSLGIDPLKHDIRFVEDNWENPSMGCAGLGWEVWLDGMEITQFTYFQQVGGLDCYPTTSELTYGIERLASYLQGVDSVYDLEWSRGVKYGEIFKQPEFEHSTYSFEKADTQMLFNNFDAYEREANQQIDNGLVHPAYDYILKCSHTFNLLDARGVVSVTDRAAYLARVRHMARRVARLMVEKRKELGFPLLSREEAQSYLKEDGKHE from the coding sequence ATGACAACTACTGCCAAAACCGTTCAGGAAATGATTCTTGCCTTGCATCAATTCTGGTCTAATCAAGGATGTTTAGTGTTAAATGCCTATGATACCGAAAAAGGTGCAGGGACCATGAGTCCATATACTTTCTTAAGAGCTATTGGACCAGAACCTTGGAATGCATGTTACGTAGAACCTTCACGGCGTCCCGACGATGGCCGTTACGGTCAAAACCCTAACCGTCTTTACCAACATCATCAATACCAAGTGGTCATGAAGCCAAATCCTGATAATATTCAGGAACTCTATATCGAAAGTCTCAAGAGCTTAGGGATCGATCCATTGAAGCATGATATTCGTTTTGTTGAAGATAACTGGGAAAACCCATCCATGGGTTGTGCTGGTTTAGGTTGGGAAGTTTGGTTAGATGGAATGGAAATCACTCAATTTACTTATTTCCAACAAGTGGGTGGTTTAGATTGTTATCCGACCACTTCTGAGCTCACTTATGGGATTGAAAGACTTGCTTCCTACCTTCAAGGAGTAGATTCCGTCTATGATTTGGAATGGTCTCGGGGCGTGAAATACGGAGAAATCTTTAAACAACCTGAATTTGAACATTCGACTTATTCCTTTGAAAAAGCGGATACACAGATGTTATTTAATAATTTTGACGCCTATGAAAGAGAGGCCAATCAACAAATCGATAACGGCCTAGTTCACCCAGCCTACGACTATATCCTCAAATGTTCACATACCTTTAATTTGTTGGATGCTCGGGGCGTTGTGTCAGTGACCGACCGTGCGGCCTACTTGGCTAGGGTTCGCCACATGGCAAGACGGGTAGCACGTCTAATGGTCGAAAAACGTAAAGAATTAGGTTTCCCTTTATTATCGCGCGAAGAAGCCCAAAGCTATTTGAAGGAGGACGGTAAGCATGAATAA
- the obgE gene encoding GTPase ObgE: protein MSTFYDYAKIWVQAGKGGDGLVAFLREKYRPDGGPAGGDGGRGGDVIFKVDEGLRTLIDFRYNRHFKAKPGENGMTKGRYGRGANDLVVPVPPGTTVRDFDTGDLIGDLVDDGQELIVAKGGRGGRGNIKFATHNNPAPEIAENGEPGQERTLQLELKLLADAGLVGFPSVGKSTLLSVVSAAKPKVGDYHFTTINPNLGVVTTRNHEEFVLADLPGLIEGASEGIGLGMQFLRHIERTKVILHVVDMGAYENRDPFEDYVKINKELSNYDENLIARPTIIVANKMDIPEAVLYLEEFKEELSTYFSDNYPDLNVPEIYPISAFTHAGINELMDHTAVLIDEETERREAQEAEKAAEDQKENVNYQIEEEEPYFYINRDSDGTFILSGRRIEKDFKMANLEYDESAMRFARRLKKQGVDEALREKGAKSGDIVRLLDYEFEFLD from the coding sequence ATGTCAACATTTTATGATTATGCCAAAATATGGGTTCAAGCCGGCAAGGGAGGCGATGGTTTAGTTGCCTTTCTCCGTGAAAAATACCGCCCTGATGGAGGCCCCGCTGGTGGTGATGGTGGTCGTGGCGGTGATGTCATTTTCAAGGTGGATGAAGGCTTAAGAACCCTGATTGATTTCCGCTACAATCGTCACTTTAAGGCCAAGCCAGGAGAAAATGGAATGACCAAGGGCCGTTATGGACGTGGGGCAAATGACTTAGTCGTCCCGGTGCCTCCTGGAACAACAGTTCGCGACTTTGATACTGGTGACTTGATTGGCGATTTAGTGGATGACGGTCAGGAGCTCATAGTTGCTAAGGGAGGTCGTGGCGGACGTGGTAATATCAAATTCGCCACTCATAATAATCCTGCCCCAGAAATCGCTGAAAATGGGGAACCTGGCCAAGAAAGAACCTTACAGCTAGAATTAAAACTTTTAGCCGATGCGGGTTTAGTCGGTTTTCCATCAGTCGGGAAGTCGACCTTGCTATCTGTGGTCAGTGCAGCGAAGCCTAAGGTAGGGGACTATCATTTCACTACTATTAATCCTAATTTAGGTGTGGTAACGACAAGAAACCATGAGGAATTTGTCTTAGCTGACCTCCCCGGTTTAATTGAAGGAGCCTCAGAGGGCATTGGCCTAGGTATGCAATTTTTACGTCATATTGAACGCACAAAAGTTATCTTACATGTGGTTGATATGGGAGCTTATGAAAACCGGGATCCTTTCGAGGATTATGTCAAAATCAATAAGGAACTCAGTAATTATGATGAGAACTTGATTGCTAGACCGACGATTATCGTTGCAAATAAGATGGACATTCCCGAGGCGGTTTTATATTTAGAAGAATTTAAAGAGGAGTTAAGCACTTACTTTTCAGACAATTATCCTGACTTAAACGTCCCTGAAATTTATCCTATTTCTGCCTTCACCCATGCGGGGATTAACGAATTGATGGACCATACGGCTGTATTGATCGATGAAGAAACCGAACGAAGAGAGGCTCAAGAGGCAGAAAAGGCAGCAGAAGATCAAAAGGAAAACGTCAACTATCAAATTGAAGAAGAGGAACCTTACTTCTATATTAACCGGGATAGTGACGGTACCTTTATCCTTTCCGGTAGACGCATAGAAAAAGATTTCAAGATGGCCAACTTAGAATATGATGAAAGTGCTATGCGCTTTGCTCGTCGCTTGAAAAAACAAGGTGTCGACGAAGCTTTGCGAGAAAAGGGAGCCAAATCAGGCGATATTGTGCGCTTGTTAGACTATGAATTTGAATTTTTAGATTAG
- a CDS encoding adenine phosphoribosyltransferase, translating to MNLKDYIKDIPNFPEEGIIFRDITPLLQNPQAFQYAVDKIADFAREKSADVIIGPEARGFIVGCPVAYALNKGFVPARKKNKLPREKVSIEYDLEYGSNTIEIHKDAIQPGQKVLIVDDLLATGGTIRGTKKLVEELGGEVVGAAFIIELENLKGRQLINDLDILSLINYE from the coding sequence ATGAACTTAAAAGACTACATTAAGGATATACCTAATTTCCCTGAGGAAGGCATTATATTTAGAGATATTACGCCTTTACTCCAGAACCCTCAAGCTTTTCAATATGCAGTTGATAAAATTGCAGATTTTGCTCGTGAAAAATCAGCAGATGTGATCATAGGTCCAGAGGCTAGGGGCTTTATCGTTGGCTGTCCAGTAGCTTATGCTTTAAACAAGGGGTTTGTTCCTGCCCGCAAAAAGAATAAATTACCTCGTGAAAAAGTCAGCATTGAATATGATTTAGAATATGGAAGTAATACTATTGAAATTCATAAAGATGCTATTCAACCTGGGCAAAAAGTCCTCATTGTTGATGATCTCTTGGCCACTGGTGGGACCATTCGTGGCACTAAAAAATTAGTTGAAGAACTTGGTGGGGAAGTCGTTGGCGCTGCCTTTATTATTGAATTAGAAAACCTTAAAGGTCGTCAACTAATCAATGATTTAGATATTCTGTCCCTCATTAATTATGAATAA
- the recO gene encoding DNA repair protein RecO: MTINQATFPGIVLYQRPYKEKDLLVKIFTQPYGKRMFFVRNIHKPNNVLKQPSFAFVRAEYIGTINDRGFSFLKEVKSMTFPKHTMSDLEAMAYASYLCHLVDASMPDREVDQVLFTQLEQALDKIETGFNPAIISNILEVQLLAKFGVMPQLHACQICQEDQGIFDFSIAYDGLLCQEHFDRDPRRLHWPARAAHFIKLFSQINFSKLQSIQLNSQSQAMIRRAIDDLYDEYVGLHLKSKSFIDKLANFSNPLD, encoded by the coding sequence ATGACCATCAATCAAGCTACTTTTCCGGGGATTGTTCTCTATCAAAGGCCCTATAAGGAAAAAGATTTGCTGGTTAAGATTTTTACTCAACCCTATGGCAAGCGCATGTTTTTTGTTCGTAATATTCATAAACCTAACAATGTGTTAAAGCAACCTAGCTTTGCCTTTGTTAGGGCGGAATATATTGGTACGATCAATGACCGGGGTTTTTCCTTTCTTAAAGAAGTCAAATCGATGACTTTTCCCAAGCATACCATGAGTGATTTAGAAGCGATGGCTTATGCCAGCTATCTCTGCCATTTAGTGGACGCCTCTATGCCGGATAGAGAAGTCGACCAGGTACTCTTTACTCAACTTGAACAGGCCTTAGATAAGATTGAAACAGGCTTTAATCCTGCCATCATTTCTAATATTTTAGAAGTTCAGCTCTTGGCTAAATTTGGGGTCATGCCCCAACTACATGCTTGTCAAATCTGCCAAGAGGACCAGGGGATTTTTGATTTTTCCATCGCTTATGATGGCTTATTGTGTCAAGAGCATTTCGATAGGGATCCCAGAAGGCTCCATTGGCCGGCCCGGGCGGCACATTTCATCAAACTGTTCAGTCAAATCAACTTTTCCAAATTACAAAGCATTCAGTTAAATAGCCAAAGTCAAGCCATGATTCGCCGAGCAATCGATGATTTATATGATGAATATGTGGGCTTGCACCTGAAAAGCAAAAGCTTTATCGATAAATTGGCGAATTTTTCCAATCCGCTTGACTAG
- a CDS encoding SDR family NAD(P)-dependent oxidoreductase: MPLSNKAKQGQWALLTGASSGIGRATAIALAKAGYSLLLTARHQERLEESKQLCIEAGAKAVDIFPADLNDLESIDKLVRYAFEHYSIRIVVHSAGLGYFERVIQQSDAHTLEQINTNLISAIYLCQRVAIAMLDQDLSKTYLVILASIAARIQTAGNASYAASKAGLLAFANGLRQELWSTPIQVMTVLPGPVKTAFFDLADPSGQFIQAVDTFTVEAEEVAHAICQGIKRNKMEVVVPNYYAYLNKILSLSIPLGYRLIHWTMARIKSR, from the coding sequence ATGCCATTAAGTAATAAGGCTAAGCAAGGGCAGTGGGCCTTGCTTACTGGAGCTTCTAGTGGGATTGGTCGCGCTACTGCAATTGCTTTGGCTAAGGCAGGCTACTCACTCTTACTAACCGCTAGGCACCAGGAACGCTTGGAAGAAAGTAAGCAGCTATGCATAGAGGCTGGTGCAAAAGCGGTAGATATTTTTCCAGCTGACTTAAATGATCTAGAGTCAATTGACAAGTTGGTCCGCTATGCCTTTGAGCATTATTCCATAAGGATTGTTGTTCATAGTGCTGGTTTAGGCTATTTTGAACGGGTGATTCAACAAAGTGATGCACACACTTTGGAACAGATCAATACCAATTTGATAAGCGCTATCTATCTTTGTCAACGCGTCGCCATTGCCATGCTAGACCAAGACTTAAGTAAGACCTATTTGGTGATATTGGCATCAATTGCCGCGCGTATTCAAACCGCTGGCAATGCTAGCTATGCAGCAAGTAAGGCTGGTTTATTAGCCTTTGCAAATGGATTAAGACAAGAGTTATGGTCAACGCCTATCCAGGTAATGACTGTATTACCCGGTCCAGTAAAGACCGCCTTTTTTGACCTGGCAGATCCGAGTGGACAATTTATTCAGGCAGTTGATACCTTCACGGTTGAAGCAGAAGAAGTTGCCCACGCGATTTGCCAGGGGATAAAAAGGAACAAGATGGAAGTTGTTGTCCCTAATTACTATGCCTACTTAAACAAGATCTTGTCGCTTTCGATTCCCTTAGGCTACCGTTTGATCCATTGGACCATGGCTCGGATAAAATCACGTTAA
- the rnz gene encoding ribonuclease Z yields MELTFLGTGAGVPSKARNVSCTLLKLLDERNEMWMFDCGEGSQQQFLKTTLKPRKVTKIFISHVHGDHMYGLPGFLSSRSFQGGENVPLTIYGPKGVKKYVQTSLGISKTRLTYPIYYQELDQSGIAFKDQQFTVKYATLDHIVPSYGFRVEEADSAGELLIDKAREAGVPNGPLLGQLKAGLTIQLEDGRELQGKDFLGPDKRGKIVSIYGDTRYCQAGIDLAQNADVLVHEATFEAGEEKMAHDYYHSTASQAAMVAKKAGAKQLYLTHISARYVGAMAKELQKGAEKIFPASQVVKDFDSYAIK; encoded by the coding sequence ATGGAGTTAACTTTTTTAGGTACTGGTGCAGGAGTACCCAGCAAGGCCCGTAATGTGTCTTGTACCCTGTTAAAACTATTAGACGAACGCAATGAAATGTGGATGTTTGATTGTGGGGAAGGCAGTCAACAACAATTTCTTAAAACAACTTTGAAACCCAGAAAAGTAACTAAAATATTTATCTCCCATGTCCATGGTGACCACATGTATGGGTTACCAGGCTTCTTAAGTAGCCGTAGCTTCCAAGGCGGTGAAAATGTTCCCTTAACCATTTATGGCCCCAAAGGTGTGAAAAAATACGTTCAAACCTCTTTAGGGATATCTAAAACCCGCCTAACCTATCCAATTTATTACCAGGAATTAGACCAATCTGGGATTGCCTTTAAAGACCAGCAATTTACGGTTAAATATGCGACTTTAGACCATATTGTTCCTAGTTATGGTTTTAGGGTAGAGGAAGCCGATTCAGCAGGTGAATTATTAATTGATAAGGCCCGGGAAGCAGGGGTACCAAATGGTCCGCTCTTAGGCCAATTAAAGGCTGGTTTAACCATTCAATTGGAAGATGGTAGGGAACTCCAAGGAAAAGACTTCCTTGGACCCGATAAGCGCGGAAAAATTGTCAGCATCTATGGGGATACCCGCTATTGCCAGGCTGGGATTGATTTAGCCCAAAATGCTGATGTTTTGGTTCATGAAGCGACTTTTGAAGCTGGTGAAGAAAAAATGGCCCATGATTATTACCATTCCACTGCTAGCCAGGCCGCCATGGTGGCCAAAAAAGCCGGGGCTAAACAGCTCTACCTGACCCATATTTCGGCTCGCTATGTGGGGGCAATGGCTAAAGAATTGCAAAAAGGTGCCGAAAAAATATTCCCTGCTAGCCAAGTAGTGAAGGATTTTGATAGCTATGCCATTAAGTAA
- the recJ gene encoding single-stranded-DNA-specific exonuclease RecJ, with protein sequence MLKANYEWQLRPSFDQLDLEKEQVIKETQLSPFLVDLLFQRGKQNSQEINDFLSEKPHFHDPFLLHDMQKAIDRLEEAVRNNELILIYGDYDADGITATTILYELLESIGANVTYYLPDRFVDGYGPNKEVYAYYIKQGVQLILTCDNGVAGHEAVKYAEDAGVNVIITDHHEIGNTLPDAYAIVHPRHPEGNYPFDDLCGAGVAFKLAQAMTGGLPVEYLDVCAIGTIADLVRLEDENRSIVQQGLKIMAHSERIGLMTLMKSQNIDLNHIDEETIAFNIAPRFNALGRLASAKPGVELLTSFDPDYCQELVNTIETTNQKRRAIVDQVSQQAIQIVEEWEELPEIIILSHSNWHEGVLGIVASRLVERYQRPSIILNFNAEKAEYKGSGRSVAGINLFKLLQAAKEYAPKSGGHAMAAGMTIAEDQFEAWKAAIYQAVEPFKEQLQGKIPLTIDAKITADQLTLENIQELNRLKPFGTANPKPIFLIENESISAPQQLGKDKNTLKFSLTKENQQLEVIGFQKGNLANYLQAGQSVDLVVEASINTWQGKSRPQAILLDMASDQEIIVDWRREKNPDLIFSLPQSYYYFESKSLIAQYKEQIPSQACLIGEEDLKQSREHYSQLVIFELPKNLQKLRDFVHNENIETIYLFSYSPISARKIGMPNRDQFALLYRYFIFYKELDLTEKKADLARYLKLPLPLLNLLLKVLVEAELLEQNGQIYRIRPGQNKIDLKESTSLKNWAKQIEKENFLLNETIENLTRYFFQEDNL encoded by the coding sequence ATGCTAAAGGCAAATTATGAGTGGCAATTAAGGCCAAGTTTTGATCAATTGGATTTAGAAAAAGAGCAAGTGATTAAGGAAACTCAATTGTCGCCATTCCTTGTCGATTTACTTTTTCAGAGAGGGAAACAAAACTCTCAGGAAATTAATGATTTTTTGAGTGAAAAGCCTCATTTTCATGATCCCTTTCTACTCCATGATATGCAAAAGGCCATTGATCGTTTAGAAGAAGCTGTTAGAAATAATGAGCTTATATTAATCTATGGCGACTATGATGCCGATGGAATTACAGCAACCACGATTCTTTATGAACTTTTAGAATCTATAGGGGCTAACGTAACGTATTACTTACCAGACCGCTTTGTGGATGGCTATGGCCCCAATAAGGAAGTGTATGCCTACTACATTAAGCAAGGGGTCCAATTAATTCTAACCTGTGATAATGGTGTTGCCGGTCATGAGGCAGTGAAATATGCCGAAGATGCTGGCGTTAATGTCATTATCACTGACCACCATGAAATTGGAAACACTTTACCTGATGCCTATGCTATTGTTCATCCCAGACACCCTGAGGGGAATTATCCCTTTGATGATCTATGTGGAGCTGGAGTAGCCTTTAAGTTAGCCCAAGCGATGACTGGTGGCTTACCAGTTGAATATTTGGATGTCTGTGCTATTGGAACAATCGCTGATCTGGTCCGTTTAGAGGATGAAAATCGCAGCATTGTTCAGCAAGGCTTAAAGATTATGGCTCATAGTGAAAGAATCGGTCTAATGACTTTAATGAAAAGTCAAAACATTGATCTAAACCATATCGATGAAGAAACTATTGCCTTTAACATAGCTCCACGATTTAATGCCTTAGGTCGCTTAGCTTCGGCTAAACCAGGAGTTGAACTACTCACGAGTTTCGACCCAGATTATTGTCAGGAATTAGTAAATACCATTGAAACGACCAATCAAAAACGACGAGCAATTGTTGACCAGGTTAGTCAGCAAGCGATTCAGATAGTCGAAGAGTGGGAAGAATTACCAGAAATTATCATTTTATCTCATTCCAATTGGCATGAGGGGGTTCTAGGTATTGTGGCTAGTCGACTGGTAGAGCGCTATCAGCGGCCTAGTATCATTTTAAATTTTAATGCTGAAAAGGCAGAATATAAGGGGTCAGGTCGTTCAGTTGCAGGAATCAACCTCTTCAAGCTTCTCCAAGCTGCAAAGGAATATGCCCCTAAGAGTGGGGGACATGCCATGGCAGCTGGTATGACCATTGCTGAAGACCAATTTGAAGCTTGGAAAGCGGCAATCTATCAGGCAGTTGAGCCTTTCAAAGAGCAATTACAAGGGAAGATTCCTTTAACAATTGACGCCAAGATTACTGCCGATCAATTGACCTTAGAAAATATTCAGGAGCTTAATCGCTTAAAACCATTTGGTACAGCTAATCCCAAACCTATATTTTTAATTGAAAATGAATCGATCTCTGCGCCTCAGCAATTAGGAAAAGATAAGAACACCTTAAAATTTTCTTTGACTAAGGAAAATCAACAGCTAGAAGTTATCGGTTTTCAGAAGGGAAATTTGGCTAATTATTTACAGGCTGGTCAAAGTGTTGATCTGGTTGTCGAAGCATCCATTAATACCTGGCAGGGAAAAAGTCGGCCACAAGCTATTTTACTCGATATGGCTAGCGACCAAGAAATAATCGTTGACTGGCGAAGAGAAAAAAATCCTGACCTTATTTTTTCCCTTCCCCAAAGTTATTATTATTTTGAAAGCAAGTCCTTAATCGCTCAATATAAGGAGCAGATTCCTAGTCAAGCTTGTTTAATAGGGGAAGAAGACTTGAAGCAGAGCAGGGAACATTATAGCCAGTTAGTTATTTTTGAACTACCAAAAAATTTGCAAAAGCTAAGAGACTTCGTTCATAATGAGAATATAGAAACAATTTATCTATTTTCATATAGTCCGATATCAGCAAGAAAAATTGGTATGCCCAATCGCGATCAATTTGCTCTGCTTTATCGTTATTTCATTTTCTATAAAGAACTTGATTTGACCGAAAAAAAGGCAGACTTGGCTAGGTATTTAAAGCTACCGCTTCCTCTTCTTAACTTATTGTTAAAAGTTTTAGTTGAAGCAGAGCTTTTAGAACAAAATGGTCAGATTTATCGTATTCGACCAGGTCAGAATAAGATCGATTTAAAAGAGTCAACCAGCCTAAAAAATTGGGCAAAGCAAATTGAAAAAGAAAACTTTCTTTTAAATGAAACCATTGAAAATTTAACTCGGTATTTTTTCCAGGAGGATAATTTATGA
- the glyS gene encoding glycine--tRNA ligase subunit beta: MNNHSYLIEIGLEEMPAQYVRSISEQFQERVENFLDENRLSYGSIETFATPRRFAVLVKELADRQSTFEEEAKGPAKRIAQDEAGNWTKAAMGFARGKGLTVDDIYFKELKGEDYAYVTVRSEGLNVEEVLPEIKTCVSDMTFPVSMHWDSHEFRYIRPVHWIVSLLDKEVIPFNVLAVEAGNLSRGHRFLHNESVEISHASLYEESLEKAAVIVDQDKRKEMIKEQIEALAKENNYQVPLDQDLLEEVTQIVEYPTAFVGDFDEKYLSLPAPVLITSMREHQRYFAVEDQEGKLLPHFIALRNGNHDHIETVKNGNEKVLVARLEDAMFFVKEDQKHAIDDFAQKLTDVTFHAEIGSMKQKMERTGKIAHYLYENWAMHEVFAGQLATDFTQEIDRTASIYKFDLVTQIVDEFSELQGIIGEIYAKKAGEDPQVATAIREHYLPSGNASELPQSPLGLLFAISDKLESIISFFAIGKIPSGSNDPFALRRQMIGILAILEAEHLPLEWHQALKDIFDQVYDFDQDKQVELSQAIIQFLSDRLKNNLADKGIRFDISQAAREAKYIDVLTIIQSAELLNAHKEDEDYKDNVEAWQRINNIILKVSQEEVELPLVNEDLFENDSEGDLYQAVSNLRLDEGVEEAYEEITALTPLITQFFEDNMVFTDNQDIRNNRLALLTLIDQAITKHYNVQALQAK, translated from the coding sequence ATGAATAATCACAGCTATTTAATTGAAATTGGCTTAGAAGAAATGCCAGCCCAATATGTTCGTAGCATCAGTGAGCAATTTCAAGAACGGGTCGAAAACTTTCTTGATGAAAATCGTTTAAGCTATGGTTCGATTGAAACTTTTGCTACCCCGAGACGTTTTGCGGTTTTAGTAAAAGAATTGGCTGACCGCCAAAGTACCTTTGAAGAAGAAGCTAAGGGTCCGGCCAAAAGAATTGCCCAAGATGAAGCTGGGAACTGGACCAAGGCGGCTATGGGTTTTGCGCGTGGCAAGGGGCTCACTGTTGATGATATCTATTTTAAAGAATTAAAAGGTGAAGACTATGCCTACGTTACCGTACGTTCTGAAGGACTCAATGTTGAAGAGGTATTGCCAGAAATAAAAACTTGTGTCAGTGACATGACTTTCCCGGTCTCTATGCATTGGGATTCTCACGAATTCCGCTACATCCGTCCGGTTCACTGGATTGTATCCCTATTAGATAAAGAGGTTATTCCTTTTAATGTCTTAGCGGTTGAAGCTGGCAATCTATCTCGCGGTCATCGTTTTCTCCATAATGAAAGTGTTGAAATCAGTCATGCTAGTCTTTATGAAGAAAGCCTGGAAAAAGCAGCTGTCATTGTTGATCAAGATAAGAGAAAAGAAATGATTAAGGAACAAATTGAAGCCCTTGCCAAAGAAAACAATTATCAGGTTCCACTTGATCAAGATCTACTCGAAGAAGTGACCCAAATTGTTGAATATCCAACGGCTTTTGTAGGAGATTTTGATGAAAAATACTTATCTCTTCCAGCCCCTGTCTTGATTACAAGTATGCGGGAACACCAACGCTATTTTGCGGTGGAAGACCAAGAAGGTAAGTTATTGCCTCATTTCATTGCTTTAAGAAATGGTAACCATGACCATATCGAAACCGTTAAAAATGGGAACGAAAAGGTGCTAGTGGCTCGTTTAGAAGATGCCATGTTCTTTGTAAAAGAAGACCAAAAGCATGCTATTGATGATTTCGCTCAAAAGCTAACTGATGTGACTTTCCATGCGGAGATCGGTTCTATGAAACAAAAAATGGAAAGAACCGGAAAAATTGCTCACTATCTCTATGAAAACTGGGCCATGCATGAAGTCTTTGCCGGTCAATTAGCCACTGACTTTACTCAAGAAATCGACCGTACCGCTTCTATCTATAAATTTGATCTGGTAACTCAAATTGTAGATGAATTTAGTGAATTGCAAGGAATTATCGGGGAAATTTATGCTAAAAAAGCGGGAGAAGACCCCCAAGTAGCCACAGCAATCCGTGAACACTATTTACCAAGTGGTAACGCGAGTGAGCTTCCCCAAAGCCCGCTAGGCCTGCTCTTTGCCATTAGTGATAAATTAGAATCAATTATTTCTTTCTTTGCTATTGGAAAAATTCCTTCTGGTTCCAACGACCCCTTTGCTTTAAGACGGCAAATGATTGGGATTTTAGCGATTTTAGAAGCTGAACACTTACCTTTAGAATGGCATCAAGCCTTGAAAGATATCTTTGACCAGGTTTATGACTTTGACCAAGATAAGCAAGTCGAATTGAGTCAGGCCATTATCCAATTCTTATCTGACCGGCTTAAGAATAACCTGGCTGACAAGGGAATTCGCTTTGATATTTCTCAAGCCGCTAGAGAAGCTAAATATATCGATGTATTAACCATTATCCAATCTGCTGAATTATTAAATGCTCACAAAGAAGACGAGGACTATAAAGATAATGTCGAAGCATGGCAACGGATCAATAATATTATCCTTAAAGTTAGCCAAGAAGAGGTTGAACTTCCCCTCGTTAATGAAGATTTATTTGAAAATGATTCGGAAGGGGATCTCTACCAAGCAGTTTCGAATTTAAGATTGGACGAAGGGGTAGAAGAAGCTTATGAGGAAATCACTGCTTTAACACCGCTAATTACTCAATTCTTCGAAGATAACATGGTCTTTACGGATAACCAAGATATCCGCAACAACCGCTTAGCACTGCTAACTCTAATTGACCAAGCAATCACTAAGCATTATAATGTTCAAGCCTTACAAGCTAAGTAA
- the lexA gene encoding transcriptional repressor LexA encodes MKERPLQVLQCIYDSVKNQGYPPTVREICDQVGLASTSTVHGHLNRLEAGGYLFKDSTKPRALEITHKGLKMLGVDQPGIPIIGTVTAGQPIDAYEDVDGYFPTPPSLNSQDGEYFMLQIRGESMIETGILDGDYVIVRQQSSASNGDIVIAMTDDDEATCKRFFKENGHFRLQPENASLEPIILDDVTILGKVVSLYREHTF; translated from the coding sequence ATGAAAGAAAGACCCCTACAAGTCTTACAATGCATTTATGATAGTGTAAAAAATCAGGGCTATCCCCCTACAGTTAGAGAAATATGTGACCAAGTAGGGTTAGCATCTACCTCAACTGTTCACGGCCATCTTAATCGCTTGGAAGCAGGTGGTTATTTATTCAAAGATTCTACCAAACCCAGAGCCTTGGAAATTACCCATAAAGGTTTAAAGATGTTAGGCGTGGACCAACCCGGTATTCCTATTATCGGTACGGTTACTGCTGGACAGCCTATCGATGCCTATGAAGACGTTGACGGCTATTTCCCCACCCCACCAAGTCTTAATAGTCAAGATGGCGAATATTTCATGTTGCAAATTCGCGGAGAAAGTATGATCGAAACCGGTATCCTTGATGGTGACTATGTCATTGTTCGCCAACAAAGTTCGGCATCTAATGGTGATATTGTTATTGCTATGACAGATGATGACGAAGCTACCTGTAAACGTTTCTTCAAAGAAAATGGTCACTTCCGCCTCCAACCTGAGAATGCCAGTTTAGAGCCAATAATTCTTGATGACGTCACCATATTAGGTAAAGTCGTTAGCCTTTACCGTGAACATACTTTTTAA